A stretch of the Clostridiales bacterium genome encodes the following:
- a CDS encoding PhoH family protein: MILSADSMDAYVSLFGLNDQNIALIEQECGVTTALRGNKLVIQGEEDRLDLPEQVIETLLSMIRRHEYVDRVRIRYVIAMIREGKKEQIEETFKNVIAVTHRGKQITCKTIGQQQYVNAIRQNMLTFAIGPAGTGKTYLAMALAVMALKNKEVERIILTRPAVEAGEKLGFLPGDLTQKVDPYLRPLYDAMYDFMGADSYTRLMERGTVEVAPLAYMRGRTLSDAFIILDEAQNTTSEQMKMFLTRMGFNSRVIVTGDITQTDLPQGKQSGLAEAISLLKGIPGIGIVEMTGKDIVRHELVQRIVEAYEKKHDPA; the protein is encoded by the coding sequence ATGATCCTGTCCGCCGATTCCATGGATGCATATGTATCCCTGTTCGGTCTGAATGACCAGAATATCGCACTGATTGAACAGGAATGCGGCGTTACAACTGCGCTGAGGGGAAACAAGCTGGTGATCCAGGGCGAGGAAGACCGCCTGGATCTGCCGGAACAGGTGATCGAAACCCTGCTTTCCATGATCAGAAGGCATGAATATGTGGACCGTGTCCGGATCCGGTATGTAATTGCCATGATCCGGGAAGGCAAAAAAGAGCAGATCGAAGAAACATTCAAAAATGTGATTGCGGTAACCCACCGGGGAAAGCAGATTACCTGCAAGACGATCGGACAGCAGCAGTATGTGAATGCAATCCGGCAGAACATGCTCACCTTTGCGATCGGCCCGGCCGGAACCGGAAAAACATACCTGGCGATGGCCCTGGCGGTTATGGCGCTGAAAAACAAGGAAGTTGAACGGATCATCCTGACCCGGCCGGCTGTGGAAGCCGGCGAAAAGCTCGGCTTCCTTCCGGGCGACCTGACCCAGAAGGTGGATCCGTACCTCCGCCCGCTGTACGATGCCATGTATGATTTTATGGGCGCCGATTCGTATACCCGCCTGATGGAAAGGGGAACGGTGGAGGTTGCACCGCTGGCTTATATGCGTGGACGTACGCTGTCCGATGCCTTTATTATCCTGGATGAAGCCCAGAACACCACATCGGAACAGATGAAAATGTTCCTGACGCGGATGGGCTTCAACTCCCGGGTGATCGTGACCGGGGACATCACCCAGACGGACCTGCCGCAGGGCAAGCAGTCCGGACTGGCGGAAGCGATCTCCCTGCTGAAGGGAATCCCCGGAATCGGTATTGTGGAGATGACGGGGAAAGACATTGTCCGCCATGAACTGGTGCAGAGAATCGTGGAAGCATACGAAAAGAAGCACGATCCGGCATAA
- a CDS encoding MBL fold metallo-hydrolase, producing the protein MKMTLLGAAHQVTGSCTLIEWKSGRYLIVDYGMEQGENCYQMQELPVQPGQIEYVILTHAHIDHSGNLPLLYQQGFRGKIYSTPETENLCNIMLADSAHIQETDAAYQTKKNLRTGLPEVKPAFTAEDAANVMRMFRPCAYDDLIRIDEGLSVRFQDAGHLLGSAFAELFLEDEGKKVKLVCSGDVGNTNQPIIRDPQTIAEADYLLIESTYGTRTHEGGKDPIPVLTDILRRTFSRGGTLIIPSFAVGRTQELLYFFREIKQKQLLPEFPDFPVYVDSPLANEATAIFLQCDTACLDDDAKAVMISGENPIWFDGLHTVVSSDESKALNTDDTAKVIIASGGMCEGGRIRHHLKHNLWDERNTVMFAGYQAVGTLGRIIYDGAREVKILGETIDVKAEITLLSGISGHADRNGLLAWVDSFTRKPAAVFVNHGDDESCTGLAAAITERFGIPAYAPFSGSCYDLAAGEWVRLTDPVYKKEEKKKSGNTAPAVKKEQLYRELLQAGESLMQKIRDLEGHSNAEIKSLTGKIRTLMK; encoded by the coding sequence ATGAAGATGACATTGCTCGGAGCAGCTCACCAGGTAACCGGCAGCTGTACGCTGATCGAATGGAAATCCGGCCGGTATCTGATTGTGGATTACGGGATGGAACAGGGAGAAAACTGCTATCAGATGCAGGAACTGCCTGTGCAGCCCGGCCAGATTGAATATGTAATCCTGACGCATGCCCATATTGATCATTCCGGCAATCTTCCGCTGCTTTACCAGCAGGGATTCCGGGGAAAGATCTATTCAACGCCTGAAACGGAGAATCTCTGCAATATCATGCTGGCGGACAGCGCACACATCCAGGAGACGGACGCGGCCTATCAGACAAAGAAAAACCTGCGGACCGGACTTCCGGAGGTGAAACCGGCATTTACTGCGGAGGATGCGGCAAACGTCATGCGGATGTTCCGGCCGTGCGCATATGATGACCTGATCCGGATTGACGAGGGCCTTTCGGTTCGCTTCCAGGATGCGGGGCACCTGCTTGGGTCGGCTTTTGCTGAGCTTTTCCTGGAGGATGAAGGGAAAAAGGTCAAGCTCGTGTGCTCCGGCGACGTCGGAAACACCAACCAGCCGATCATCCGGGATCCGCAGACCATTGCGGAAGCAGATTACCTGCTGATTGAATCCACATACGGTACACGGACTCATGAGGGCGGGAAAGATCCGATTCCGGTACTGACGGATATTCTCCGGCGGACATTCAGCCGGGGCGGAACCCTGATTATCCCGTCCTTTGCAGTCGGCCGGACGCAGGAACTGCTGTATTTCTTCCGGGAAATCAAGCAGAAGCAACTGCTTCCGGAATTTCCGGACTTTCCGGTATACGTGGACAGTCCGCTGGCCAATGAAGCGACCGCGATTTTTCTCCAGTGCGATACAGCCTGCCTGGATGACGACGCAAAGGCCGTCATGATTTCCGGTGAAAACCCGATCTGGTTTGACGGACTGCATACCGTGGTGTCTTCTGATGAATCCAAAGCACTGAACACGGATGATACAGCCAAGGTAATCATTGCTTCCGGCGGAATGTGCGAAGGCGGACGGATCCGCCATCACCTGAAGCACAACCTCTGGGATGAGCGGAACACCGTGATGTTTGCCGGGTATCAGGCAGTCGGTACACTCGGCCGTATTATCTATGACGGAGCCAGGGAAGTCAAAATCCTCGGTGAAACAATCGATGTCAAAGCAGAGATTACGCTGCTGAGCGGGATTTCCGGGCATGCGGACCGGAACGGACTGCTGGCCTGGGTGGATTCCTTTACCCGGAAACCTGCGGCCGTATTTGTCAACCACGGGGATGATGAATCATGTACCGGCCTGGCGGCCGCGATTACCGAACGGTTCGGCATACCGGCATATGCGCCCTTTTCCGGATCATGCTATGACCTGGCTGCAGGTGAATGGGTCCGGCTGACGGATCCTGTATACAAAAAGGAAGAAAAGAAAAAGAGCGGAAATACCGCTCCGGCAGTGAAAAAGGAACAGCTGTACCGCGAACTGCTGCAGGCAGGCGAAAGCCTGATGCAGAAGATCCGGGATCTGGAGGGGCATTCCAACGCTGAGATCAAGTCGCTGACAGGAAAAATCCGTACGCTGATGAAATAG
- a CDS encoding AMP-binding protein, which produces MKLSFSTRGWKELPWPEQVKDASELRFQGIEVYNLHKCPSLTDRSGVFHKFHRNETLRELREHHLTIPCLDTCIDLGAEEDETGFIPDLIDTAATMKIPYVAVCALHDDDERIRERIDRLIPQFSEKGICMLIKTVGIFADTGKLRKLMDEYACDELGALWDMHHPYRDFHETPDTTIRNLGGYVHHVHLRDSDDDLNYNLIGEGTIPIQDMMNALSSIDYNGFISLEWKTEWMEDIPDREIIFAHFLNYMGRFDNPKGKKKSLYFNHDGTGKYVWKKDELIDLTFGQVLDRMAEEFPDQYAFKYTTLDYIRTYTEFRDDVNRFAKALISLGVKAGTKVAVWATNVPAWYIAFWASARIGAVLVTVNTAYKIHEADYLLRQSDTHTLVMIESALDSNYRAIINELCPEIAVSKPGEPLHCKRLPFLRNVITVGFTQSGCLTFEEAMRRADSVTDETLAAMAERVKPDDVCNMQYTSGTTGFPKGVMLTHYNVVNDGKCIGDRMGLSTADRMMIQVPMFHCFGMVLAMTASMTHGTTLCPLPYFSAKNSLACINQERITCFHGVPTMFIAMFNHEDYRKTDFSYMRTGIMAGSGCPPELMKRAARPDEMNMRGIVSVYGQTESSPGSTMSAWTDSLELRTETVGYAFPHVQCKVIDPETGKELPDGQDGEFCSRGYNIMKGYYKMPDATSATIDADGWLHSGDLARRNPDGTYLITGRLKDMIIRGGENIYPKEIEEFIYTHPAVADVQVIGVPDARYGEAVMACIIKKEGASLTAEEMTEYIKSHMARHKVPQYIEFMDTFPMNAAGKVLKYKMREEAAERLGLVGAAGIDTAGGGKN; this is translated from the coding sequence ATGAAGCTCTCTTTTTCAACCCGCGGATGGAAAGAGCTCCCCTGGCCGGAGCAGGTGAAAGATGCCTCCGAACTCCGTTTTCAGGGAATTGAGGTCTATAATCTTCATAAATGTCCTTCCCTGACAGACCGGAGCGGTGTCTTCCACAAGTTCCACCGGAATGAGACCCTGCGGGAACTGCGGGAGCACCATCTGACGATCCCGTGCCTGGATACCTGCATTGACCTCGGCGCAGAAGAGGATGAAACCGGCTTCATCCCCGATCTGATCGATACGGCTGCTACCATGAAAATCCCGTATGTCGCCGTTTGTGCCCTGCATGACGATGATGAACGGATCCGGGAACGCATTGACCGGCTGATTCCGCAGTTCTCCGAAAAGGGAATCTGCATGCTGATTAAGACTGTCGGCATTTTCGCGGATACCGGAAAGCTCCGGAAACTGATGGATGAATATGCCTGTGACGAACTGGGCGCACTGTGGGATATGCACCATCCATACCGGGATTTCCACGAAACGCCGGATACCACCATCCGCAACCTCGGCGGATACGTCCACCATGTCCACCTTCGTGATTCGGATGATGACCTGAATTACAATCTGATCGGTGAAGGCACCATTCCCATACAGGACATGATGAACGCGCTGTCTTCGATTGACTACAACGGCTTCATTTCCCTGGAGTGGAAAACGGAATGGATGGAAGATATTCCGGACCGTGAAATCATTTTTGCGCATTTCCTCAACTATATGGGCCGTTTTGACAATCCGAAGGGCAAAAAGAAATCCCTCTATTTCAATCACGACGGCACCGGCAAATATGTCTGGAAAAAGGACGAGCTGATCGACCTGACATTCGGGCAGGTCCTGGACCGCATGGCGGAAGAGTTCCCGGATCAGTACGCATTCAAGTACACAACGCTGGATTACATCCGTACCTATACCGAATTCCGCGATGATGTCAACCGCTTTGCCAAAGCCCTGATTTCCCTGGGAGTCAAAGCCGGCACCAAGGTGGCTGTATGGGCCACGAATGTCCCCGCATGGTATATCGCTTTCTGGGCATCCGCCCGAATCGGCGCCGTACTTGTAACCGTCAATACCGCCTATAAAATCCATGAGGCCGATTACCTGCTCCGCCAGAGCGATACACATACGCTGGTCATGATTGAAAGTGCGCTGGACAGCAATTACCGCGCAATTATCAATGAGCTCTGCCCTGAGATTGCGGTATCGAAGCCCGGCGAACCGCTGCACTGCAAGCGGCTGCCCTTCCTCCGGAATGTCATTACCGTCGGTTTCACCCAGAGCGGATGCCTCACCTTTGAGGAGGCGATGCGCCGCGCTGATTCCGTTACCGATGAGACACTGGCAGCGATGGCTGAACGCGTGAAACCGGATGATGTATGCAATATGCAGTATACTTCCGGCACCACCGGCTTCCCCAAAGGCGTCATGCTGACCCATTACAACGTCGTCAATGACGGCAAATGTATCGGCGACCGGATGGGCCTTTCCACCGCAGACCGCATGATGATCCAGGTTCCCATGTTCCACTGTTTCGGCATGGTCCTCGCCATGACCGCCTCCATGACCCACGGAACTACGCTCTGTCCGCTTCCCTATTTCTCTGCCAAGAACTCCCTGGCATGTATCAACCAGGAACGGATTACCTGTTTCCACGGTGTCCCGACCATGTTCATCGCCATGTTCAACCATGAGGATTACCGGAAAACGGATTTTTCCTACATGCGGACAGGTATTATGGCCGGTTCCGGATGTCCGCCCGAACTCATGAAGCGTGCTGCCCGGCCGGATGAAATGAATATGCGCGGAATTGTCAGCGTATACGGGCAGACCGAGTCTTCCCCCGGAAGCACAATGTCCGCCTGGACTGATTCGCTGGAGCTCCGTACCGAAACGGTCGGATATGCATTCCCCCACGTCCAGTGCAAGGTGATTGATCCGGAGACCGGAAAGGAACTGCCGGACGGACAGGACGGCGAATTCTGCTCCCGCGGCTACAATATCATGAAGGGATACTATAAAATGCCGGATGCCACCAGTGCGACCATCGACGCGGATGGCTGGCTTCATTCCGGTGACCTGGCTCGTCGGAATCCGGACGGCACCTATCTCATCACCGGCCGTCTGAAGGATATGATCATCCGCGGCGGTGAGAATATCTATCCGAAGGAAATCGAGGAATTCATCTACACACATCCGGCAGTTGCCGATGTACAGGTAATCGGTGTTCCGGACGCGCGATACGGCGAGGCAGTCATGGCGTGCATCATCAAAAAGGAAGGCGCTTCCCTGACCGCGGAGGAAATGACCGAGTACATCAAGAGCCATATGGCCCGCCATAAGGTTCCGCAGTATATTGAATTCATGGACACATTCCCGATGAATGCAGCCGGCAAGGTGCTGAAATACAAAATGCGCGAAGAGGCTGCTGAACGCCTCGGACTGGTCGGCGCCGCAGGAATCGATACCGCCGGCGGCGGAAAGAACTGA
- a CDS encoding HDIG domain-containing protein, with protein sequence MTNAQENHAEAGKARNSRIAGEKLRKWFGSPACRCTLLVIASALIIFVLFFFVCTPKKYDLKEGAVAHETIWATRDVVDEVRTQERRETAAAKTEIQYVYSNVKQDVMASLESAFDELRSIQRYGEQLRTSEPGRGDRFTEDEIEYATIEYLNSVPLSGNQIRILMKTNYTDFETMVSIVTKAVSIKMNSNLYEGQTEDLIKVMVEDFNAYYPELDIEMRMNDIIPTILRECIRPNYIIDTEATERARSEAMDSVDPVTILQGEPVIVEGNTITYAQIQVLRSLNLLKDGTYDYSAYGGSLAAVILSMVILIMCLKLLNRDILTDVRKLSVVLLILILCMILAAVFQLLPSSFLIPLALGSILGTMLIGYRAGICLTLALTLLISFLTAGRSSSTFHEVVLLMAMTLTEGTLSIWFLKGRPQRVRVLIAGLLSGIAGILLLVIVKWLTSVESLSILTDGAWTLGGGMLSGLFAVALQPAFEVVFRLATPSRLLELTNPNQPLMKRLMIEAAGTYHHSIIVANLAEAAADKIQANPYLARAGAYYHDIGKLKRPGYFKENQTGDNPHERTDPYISAAIVTSHTMDGALLAQKEHIPEEVQNIILQHHGDTPVMFFYHKALQMSDGNHVDINEFRYAGPKPNTKEAAVVMLADTIEAAVRSMKDPTPKEIDQFIERLVRSKLEDGQLSESPLSLSDIDDICKAFSGILRGVYHERIEYPTVRHYVNANGTVQDIAVPKAEPQPAAAGPEKAAPAPTVEKTVQAPEAPARTAAASEDTTAAEKTAEEPNDEN encoded by the coding sequence ATGACAAACGCCCAGGAAAACCATGCGGAAGCCGGAAAGGCGCGGAACAGCCGGATAGCCGGCGAAAAGCTCAGGAAATGGTTTGGCTCCCCCGCATGCAGGTGTACTTTACTGGTGATTGCATCCGCACTGATCATTTTTGTGCTGTTCTTTTTTGTCTGCACACCCAAAAAGTATGACCTGAAGGAAGGCGCGGTAGCCCATGAGACGATCTGGGCGACCCGTGATGTGGTGGATGAGGTCCGGACCCAGGAAAGGCGGGAAACGGCAGCAGCCAAGACGGAAATCCAGTATGTCTACTCCAACGTCAAGCAGGATGTGATGGCTTCCCTGGAATCCGCTTTCGATGAACTCCGGTCCATCCAGCGCTACGGTGAACAGCTGCGCACAAGCGAGCCCGGACGGGGCGACCGCTTTACCGAAGACGAAATAGAATACGCTACAATTGAGTACCTCAATTCCGTTCCGCTGTCCGGGAACCAGATCCGGATTCTGATGAAAACAAACTATACCGACTTTGAGACCATGGTTTCCATCGTGACCAAAGCCGTTTCCATCAAAATGAACTCCAATCTGTACGAAGGACAGACGGAAGATCTCATCAAAGTGATGGTGGAGGACTTCAATGCGTATTATCCGGAACTGGATATTGAAATGCGCATGAATGATATCATTCCCACTATCCTGCGGGAGTGCATCCGGCCGAATTACATCATCGATACGGAAGCAACGGAAAGAGCCCGCAGCGAGGCTATGGATTCTGTTGATCCGGTGACCATCCTGCAGGGCGAACCGGTTATCGTTGAGGGAAATACAATTACATACGCGCAGATCCAGGTGCTCAGGTCGCTGAACCTGCTCAAGGACGGTACCTATGATTACTCTGCCTATGGCGGATCCCTGGCCGCGGTAATCCTGTCCATGGTGATCCTGATCATGTGCCTGAAGCTTCTGAACCGGGATATCCTGACCGATGTCCGGAAGCTGTCTGTGGTACTGCTGATCCTGATTCTGTGCATGATCCTGGCAGCGGTTTTCCAGCTGCTCCCCAGTTCATTCCTGATTCCGCTTGCCCTCGGATCCATCCTGGGGACGATGCTGATCGGATACCGGGCCGGTATCTGCCTGACGCTGGCACTTACACTGCTGATTTCATTCCTGACTGCAGGAAGGAGCAGCAGTACATTCCATGAAGTGGTACTCCTGATGGCGATGACGCTGACAGAAGGCACGCTGTCGATCTGGTTCCTGAAAGGACGTCCGCAGCGTGTACGGGTTCTGATCGCCGGACTGCTGTCCGGCATTGCGGGGATCCTGCTGCTGGTGATTGTCAAGTGGCTCACATCTGTGGAATCGCTGAGCATTCTGACGGATGGAGCCTGGACACTTGGCGGCGGGATGCTGAGCGGGTTGTTTGCGGTTGCACTGCAGCCTGCGTTTGAAGTCGTATTCCGGCTGGCAACACCCAGCCGCCTGCTGGAGCTGACCAACCCGAATCAGCCGCTGATGAAGCGGCTGATGATTGAAGCTGCCGGCACCTATCATCATTCCATTATCGTGGCCAATCTGGCGGAAGCGGCTGCTGACAAAATCCAGGCCAATCCGTATCTTGCGCGGGCCGGCGCCTATTACCATGATATCGGAAAACTGAAGCGGCCCGGATATTTCAAGGAAAACCAGACCGGCGACAATCCGCATGAACGGACGGATCCGTATATTTCCGCTGCAATCGTTACAAGCCATACGATGGATGGTGCGCTGCTGGCCCAGAAAGAACATATTCCGGAGGAGGTCCAGAACATTATCCTGCAGCATCATGGCGATACTCCCGTAATGTTCTTCTATCACAAGGCACTGCAGATGTCCGACGGAAATCATGTGGACATCAATGAGTTCCGGTATGCCGGCCCGAAACCCAATACCAAAGAAGCGGCCGTTGTCATGCTGGCCGATACGATTGAAGCGGCGGTCCGCTCCATGAAGGATCCGACCCCGAAGGAAATCGACCAGTTTATTGAACGTCTGGTCCGGTCGAAACTGGAGGACGGCCAGCTGAGCGAAAGCCCGCTGTCCCTGTCGGATATTGATGATATCTGTAAGGCATTTTCCGGAATCCTGCGGGGTGTGTACCATGAGCGGATTGAATATCCGACCGTCCGCCATTATGTGAACGCGAACGGCACGGTTCAGGATATTGCGGTGCCTAAGGCAGAGCCTCAGCCGGCAGCAGCTGGTCCGGAAAAGGCAGCACCGGCTCCCACGGTGGAAAAAACCGTTCAGGCACCGGAAGCGCCCGCCCGGACGGCAGCGGCATCCGAAGATACAACAGCCGCTGAAAAAACGGCAGAGGAACCGAATGATGAGAATTGA
- the era gene encoding GTPase Era → MKPAENAFYSGFITIVGLPNVGKSSLMNAMIGEKVAIVSNRPQTTRNRIMGVVTHEHDQMVFLDTPGIHQPRTRLGEYMMQSVHTAMDGMDCVLMIADASHITDRDMAIAADVVSRKVPKILALNKIDLIRPDAVLEATARFAEYAFDEIIPVSAKTGAGLEELNANLRKYLPEGPKYFPDDMMTDQPERVLCAEIIREKALCHLRDEVPHGIGVEILGIEKIRDDLTEINATIYCERDAHKGIIIGKHGAMLQTIGTEARLDIERLLDTHINLKLWVKIRPDWRNNASDLKTLGYEDK, encoded by the coding sequence ATGAAGCCTGCAGAGAATGCTTTTTATTCCGGGTTTATTACCATTGTCGGCCTTCCGAATGTCGGAAAATCTTCGCTGATGAATGCCATGATCGGTGAAAAGGTAGCGATTGTATCCAACCGCCCGCAGACGACCCGGAACCGGATTATGGGTGTAGTGACGCATGAGCATGACCAGATGGTATTCCTGGATACGCCCGGTATTCACCAGCCGCGGACCCGCCTCGGGGAATATATGATGCAGTCCGTTCATACCGCAATGGACGGGATGGACTGCGTGCTGATGATCGCCGACGCGTCCCATATCACGGACAGGGACATGGCGATCGCGGCGGATGTGGTATCCCGGAAGGTACCGAAGATCCTGGCACTGAACAAGATTGACCTGATCCGGCCGGATGCTGTTCTGGAAGCGACAGCACGTTTTGCTGAATATGCGTTTGACGAAATTATCCCCGTCAGCGCAAAGACCGGCGCCGGGCTCGAGGAGCTGAATGCCAACCTGCGGAAATATCTGCCGGAAGGACCGAAGTACTTCCCGGACGATATGATGACCGATCAGCCCGAACGGGTCCTCTGCGCGGAAATCATCCGCGAAAAGGCACTCTGTCATCTGCGGGATGAAGTGCCGCACGGAATCGGGGTTGAAATCCTCGGAATCGAGAAGATCCGGGACGACCTGACGGAGATCAACGCAACGATCTATTGTGAAAGAGATGCCCACAAAGGCATCATTATCGGGAAACACGGAGCCATGCTGCAGACAATCGGCACCGAAGCCCGGCTGGATATTGAGCGGCTCCTGGATACCCATATCAATCTGAAGCTTTGGGTAAAAATCAGGCCCGACTGGCGGAACAACGCGTCGGACCTGAAAACACTCGGCTATGAGGACAAATAA
- a CDS encoding class I SAM-dependent rRNA methyltransferase, whose amino-acid sequence MASKVYLIPGKEKRVYSRHPWVFRSDIHHTEGPCAPGDVVSIYSDKGRFLAKAFYNPNSQIALRILTWQDEEIDRAFIFRRVHDAVEYRRSFADLRSCRLIFAESDRLPALIADVFGSTVVIQCMSLGMERFKQDVIDAIVEEIHPDGIWERDDIPVRKLEGMEMRTGLLYGNVPDRVEMTENGIRFLVDVKEGQKTGFFLDQKENRAAIAPFVKNKKVLDCFTHTGSFALHAAHYGAADVTGVDISDYACEFATENARLNGFGDNVRFIAANAFDLLSEQSKAGQKYDVIVLDPPAFTKTRSAVESALRGYKEINLRAMKMVVPGGYLISCSCSQHVTPDLFKKMIQDAAYDARVSLRQVEFRSQGKDHPILPAAPETEYLKCGIYQVFPV is encoded by the coding sequence ATGGCGTCTAAGGTTTATCTGATTCCCGGCAAGGAAAAGCGCGTATACAGCCGGCATCCCTGGGTTTTCCGCAGCGATATCCATCATACGGAAGGTCCGTGCGCTCCCGGAGATGTGGTAAGTATCTATTCCGACAAGGGGCGTTTCCTGGCAAAGGCGTTCTACAACCCCAACAGCCAGATCGCGCTTCGTATTCTCACCTGGCAGGATGAGGAAATTGACCGCGCCTTTATCTTCCGGCGTGTTCACGATGCTGTTGAATACCGCCGGTCTTTCGCCGATCTCCGCAGCTGCCGGCTGATCTTTGCGGAAAGTGACCGCCTTCCAGCTCTGATTGCCGACGTGTTTGGCAGCACGGTGGTTATCCAGTGCATGTCGCTGGGAATGGAGCGTTTCAAGCAGGACGTAATCGATGCAATCGTTGAGGAAATCCATCCCGACGGCATCTGGGAACGGGATGACATTCCCGTCCGGAAGCTTGAAGGAATGGAAATGAGGACCGGTCTGCTGTATGGAAACGTTCCGGACCGGGTGGAAATGACGGAAAACGGAATTCGTTTCCTGGTGGATGTCAAGGAAGGACAAAAAACCGGTTTCTTCCTCGATCAGAAAGAAAACCGGGCTGCGATTGCTCCGTTTGTAAAGAATAAAAAAGTCCTGGACTGTTTCACGCACACCGGCTCTTTCGCGCTCCATGCCGCACATTACGGCGCCGCGGATGTCACCGGTGTTGATATCAGTGATTACGCCTGTGAGTTTGCCACCGAAAATGCCCGCCTCAACGGGTTCGGGGACAATGTCCGCTTCATCGCGGCAAACGCATTTGACCTGCTCTCCGAGCAGAGCAAGGCCGGTCAGAAATATGATGTGATTGTCCTGGATCCGCCGGCATTTACCAAAACACGCTCCGCTGTGGAAAGCGCCCTGCGCGGATATAAGGAAATCAACCTGCGCGCCATGAAGATGGTGGTTCCGGGTGGATATCTGATTTCCTGCTCCTGCAGCCAGCACGTGACGCCGGATCTTTTCAAAAAAATGATCCAGGATGCCGCGTATGATGCCCGGGTTTCCCTCCGGCAGGTGGAATTCCGCAGTCAGGGAAAAGATCATCCGATCCTCCCCGCCGCTCCGGAAACCGAATACCTGAAATGCGGTATCTACCAGGTGTTCCCCGTCTGA
- a CDS encoding cytidine deaminase, whose amino-acid sequence MMRIEWTGEQELDPSIRKKMQEAADQCPVSEGIEVPVAISVRLCDDNAISEINSEFRGISRSTDVLSFPTVDYPAGMTAGQCGKLLQQEYDDELNACFLGDIVIAVPHIFAQAAEYGHSPEREAAYLLVHGICHLMGYDHMEEGDKAKMRRMEEKVLSEVSVLRETGITDADRELVQAAVKAMEKSYSPYSGFPVGAAIRGTDGRVFTGCNIENVSFGLTNCAERTAVFKAVSEGTRSFDAIAIAANQTPWPCGACRQVLAEFAPAIRILLCSNGQVIEKNLSELLPFSIELETKESEK is encoded by the coding sequence ATGATGAGAATTGAATGGACCGGTGAGCAGGAGCTTGATCCTTCGATCCGGAAAAAGATGCAGGAAGCAGCGGACCAGTGTCCAGTATCCGAAGGGATTGAAGTGCCTGTCGCGATTTCTGTCCGGCTGTGCGATGACAATGCCATATCGGAAATCAACTCCGAATTTCGCGGTATCAGCCGGAGCACGGATGTGCTGTCCTTTCCGACGGTTGATTATCCTGCCGGCATGACAGCAGGACAGTGCGGAAAACTGCTGCAGCAGGAATATGACGATGAACTGAATGCATGCTTCCTGGGAGATATTGTGATTGCGGTACCGCATATCTTTGCCCAGGCAGCGGAATACGGCCATTCACCGGAGAGGGAAGCGGCCTATCTGCTGGTTCATGGAATCTGCCACCTGATGGGGTATGACCATATGGAAGAGGGGGACAAGGCAAAAATGCGCAGGATGGAAGAAAAAGTCCTTTCTGAAGTATCGGTTCTCCGGGAAACGGGGATAACGGATGCTGACAGGGAACTGGTTCAGGCAGCGGTAAAAGCAATGGAAAAGAGCTATTCTCCTTATTCCGGGTTTCCGGTCGGCGCTGCAATCCGGGGTACAGACGGACGTGTTTTTACCGGGTGCAATATTGAGAACGTTTCATTCGGACTGACAAACTGCGCGGAAAGAACGGCGGTATTCAAAGCAGTCAGCGAGGGAACGCGGTCGTTTGACGCAATTGCAATTGCCGCGAACCAGACCCCCTGGCCTTGCGGCGCATGCCGCCAGGTGCTGGCTGAATTCGCACCGGCCATCCGGATCCTGCTGTGCTCGAACGGACAGGTGATTGAGAAGAATCTTTCCGAGCTGCTGCCATTCAGCATCGAACTGGAAACAAAGGAGTCAGAGAAATGA